In Micromonospora sp. NBC_01813, the following are encoded in one genomic region:
- a CDS encoding extracellular solute-binding protein: MRMAAVVAAGALLVAGCSGEPGGGGDDGRTNLTIAFWGDFGLNELKAKYEADNPDVRISLNAGEYNAQHEDLQKKLIAGSGAADIAAIDEGFVVQFREQADKFVNLLDKGAGQYEERYLDWKWQQTLSTDGATQIGLGTDVGGLAMCYRTDLFAAAGLPIDRDEVSALWPDWNAFVATGERYVAASGKKFVDSATNIFNPVVGQQPVGLFDTSDTLAMEGGPKVAFDTAAAVVAAGLSANLTAFSPEWNNGFINDDFAVLACPAWMMGHIQNTAPDTAGKWDVAAIPGGGGNWGGSFLTIPAHGKNVDEAYKFLEWLIQPEQQIEIFKKVGNLPSQPALYEDPAIVEFSNPFFSDAPVGQIFSSTAANLTPQYLGRKNGPVRVAVENVLNRLQGGDLAGKPDEAWLEAIKEAEKATAA, translated from the coding sequence ATGCGCATGGCGGCCGTGGTCGCCGCAGGCGCGCTGCTCGTCGCCGGCTGCAGCGGTGAACCCGGTGGCGGTGGTGACGACGGCAGGACCAACCTGACCATCGCGTTCTGGGGCGACTTCGGCCTCAACGAGCTGAAAGCCAAGTACGAAGCCGACAACCCCGACGTCCGGATCAGCCTCAACGCCGGCGAGTACAACGCCCAGCACGAGGACCTGCAGAAGAAGCTGATCGCCGGCTCCGGCGCCGCCGACATCGCCGCCATCGACGAAGGCTTCGTCGTCCAGTTCCGCGAACAGGCCGACAAGTTCGTCAACCTGCTGGACAAGGGTGCCGGCCAGTACGAGGAACGCTACCTCGACTGGAAGTGGCAGCAGACCCTGTCCACCGACGGCGCCACCCAGATCGGTCTCGGCACCGACGTCGGCGGCCTGGCCATGTGCTACCGCACCGACCTGTTCGCCGCCGCCGGCCTGCCGATCGACCGCGACGAGGTCTCCGCCCTCTGGCCGGACTGGAACGCCTTCGTCGCCACCGGCGAGCGCTACGTGGCCGCCAGCGGCAAGAAGTTCGTCGACTCCGCCACCAACATCTTCAACCCGGTGGTGGGCCAGCAACCGGTCGGCCTCTTCGACACCAGCGACACGCTGGCGATGGAGGGCGGCCCGAAGGTCGCCTTCGACACCGCCGCCGCGGTCGTCGCCGCCGGCCTGTCGGCGAACCTCACCGCCTTCAGCCCAGAGTGGAACAACGGCTTCATCAACGATGACTTCGCGGTGCTGGCCTGCCCGGCCTGGATGATGGGCCACATCCAGAACACCGCACCGGACACCGCCGGCAAGTGGGACGTCGCCGCCATCCCCGGCGGCGGCGGCAACTGGGGCGGTTCCTTCCTGACCATCCCCGCCCACGGCAAGAACGTCGACGAGGCGTACAAGTTCCTGGAGTGGCTGATCCAGCCCGAGCAGCAGATCGAGATCTTCAAGAAGGTCGGCAACCTGCCGTCGCAGCCGGCGCTCTACGAGGACCCGGCGATCGTCGAGTTCTCCAACCCGTTCTTCAGCGACGCCCCGGTAGGCCAGATCTTCTCCTCGACCGCGGCGAACCTCACCCCGCAGTACCTCGGCCGCAAGAACGGACCGGTCCGGGTCGCGGTGGAGAACGTCCTCAACCGGCTGCAGGGCGGTGACCTGGCGGGCAAGCCCGACGAGGCCTGGCTGGAAGCCATCAAGGAAGCCGAGAAGGCGACGGCCGCGTAA
- a CDS encoding PH domain-containing protein, producing the protein MSRKVTVRYRPHQAIMLAAVIAFVGSLPLASVRWYLLPILLLPLAIAIWAVRAGTDVDSTGIQVRALIGQRRIPWSRIAELGADQRGRAVARLTDGAQVGLPAVRAGDLPRLIEASGQPLDPQPADQQKPADQ; encoded by the coding sequence ATGAGCCGCAAGGTAACTGTCCGGTACCGGCCGCACCAGGCGATCATGTTGGCGGCGGTCATCGCCTTCGTCGGCTCGCTGCCACTGGCCAGCGTCCGCTGGTACCTGCTGCCGATCCTGCTGCTGCCACTCGCGATCGCGATCTGGGCGGTCCGGGCCGGCACCGACGTCGACAGCACCGGAATTCAGGTGCGGGCGCTGATCGGGCAGCGCCGGATCCCCTGGTCACGCATTGCCGAGCTGGGTGCCGACCAGCGTGGGCGGGCGGTGGCCCGGCTCACCGACGGCGCCCAGGTGGGACTTCCCGCCGTACGCGCCGGTGACCTGCCCCGGCTGATCGAGGCGAGCGGACAGCCGCTCGACCCGCAGCCAGCCGACCAGCAGAAGCCGGCCGATCAGTAG
- a CDS encoding DUF1540 domain-containing protein: MTAMMEMPRVQECTAVECAYNQHEGCHAFAITIGSEADSASCSTFFDISTKGGLDAVIAQVGACKRADCRFNAELECRAPSIRVGPSREMADCMTYEPA, from the coding sequence ATGACCGCGATGATGGAGATGCCGCGGGTGCAGGAGTGCACCGCCGTCGAATGCGCGTACAACCAGCACGAAGGCTGCCACGCCTTCGCCATCACCATCGGCAGCGAAGCGGACAGCGCCAGCTGCAGCACCTTCTTCGACATCTCCACCAAGGGCGGCCTCGACGCGGTGATCGCCCAGGTCGGAGCCTGCAAGCGGGCCGACTGCCGGTTCAACGCCGAGCTGGAGTGCCGGGCGCCGTCGATCCGGGTCGGGCCGAGCCGGGAGATGGCCGACTGCATGACCTACGAGCCGGCCTGA
- a CDS encoding LacI family DNA-binding transcriptional regulator — MKRPTIADIARRAGVSKGAVSYALNGQPGVSEATRQRILAIAAEIGFNPNSAARALSGASANAVGLALSRPARILGIEPFFMELISGVEAELSARSYALTLQVVADTEAEVAVYRRWWGERRVDGVFLCDLRIGDSRVPALEELQLPAVVIGGPGHTGSLPSVWSDDAAALVETVEYLVALGHRRIARIGGLPGLLHTEIRATAFADVCRELGLEQCVTVPSDYTGEEGARVTRRLLSTAARPTAMIYDNDVMAIAGLSVAQEMGLAVPGDLSIVAWDDSALCQLVHPSLTALGRDIPAYGAHAARQLLAAIAGQPAQTFQDETPRLTPRGSTAPPRVDRPAG, encoded by the coding sequence GTGAAACGGCCGACCATCGCCGACATCGCCCGCCGAGCGGGCGTTTCCAAGGGCGCGGTCTCCTACGCCCTCAACGGGCAACCGGGGGTCTCGGAGGCGACCCGGCAACGGATCCTCGCCATCGCCGCGGAGATCGGCTTCAACCCCAACAGCGCGGCCCGCGCACTCTCGGGCGCCAGCGCGAACGCGGTCGGCCTGGCGCTGAGCCGACCGGCCCGGATCCTCGGCATCGAGCCGTTCTTCATGGAGTTGATCAGCGGCGTCGAGGCGGAACTGTCCGCACGCTCCTACGCGCTGACCCTGCAGGTGGTCGCCGACACCGAGGCCGAGGTGGCGGTCTACCGGCGCTGGTGGGGCGAGCGCCGGGTGGACGGGGTGTTCCTCTGTGACCTGCGCATCGGCGACAGCCGGGTGCCGGCGCTGGAGGAGTTGCAACTGCCGGCCGTGGTGATCGGCGGCCCCGGTCACACCGGCTCGCTGCCCAGCGTCTGGTCCGACGACGCGGCCGCGCTGGTCGAGACGGTCGAGTATCTGGTCGCACTCGGCCACCGGAGGATCGCCCGGATCGGTGGCCTACCCGGCCTGCTGCACACCGAGATCCGGGCCACCGCCTTCGCCGACGTCTGCCGCGAGCTGGGCCTGGAGCAGTGCGTCACGGTGCCGTCGGACTACACCGGGGAGGAGGGCGCCCGGGTCACCCGGCGGCTGCTCAGCACGGCCGCCCGGCCGACCGCGATGATCTACGACAACGACGTGATGGCGATCGCCGGCCTTTCGGTGGCCCAGGAGATGGGCCTCGCGGTCCCCGGTGACCTGTCGATCGTGGCTTGGGACGACTCCGCGCTGTGCCAGCTCGTGCACCCGTCCCTGACCGCGCTGGGCAGGGACATCCCGGCGTACGGGGCACACGCGGCGCGGCAGTTGCTCGCCGCGATCGCCGGCCAGCCGGCGCAGACGTTCCAGGACGAGACTCCGCGCCTGACCCCACGTGGCAGCACCGCCCCGCCTCGGGTGGACCGACCAGCAGGTTAA
- a CDS encoding PQQ-dependent sugar dehydrogenase has protein sequence MNARPPYRRRLSRRATTVTAAASLTAVLLAGGCTFGDPEPDQAGAPPTFPAPTATPTGGGIDQQIAVTVLASGLQVPWGVAFLPDGGALVTERDSAKILQVGPGSDTDGLAVEEVQTIDEVDGGGEGGLLGIAVSPEYATDQTIFIYYSTAQDNRVARLTLGGEPEPIVTGIPLSGIHNGGRLAFGPDGFLYATTGDASDTGLSQDQESLGGKILRMTPDGEPAPGNPFPESLVWSLGHRNVQGIAWDAEDRLYATEFGQSTWDEINVIEPGSNYGWPQVEGQGDDDRFVDPLVVWPTDESSCSGAAVVDRILAAACLRGERLWLVELTEAGTVFGQPRALLTEEYGRLRTVVAAPDGSVWVTTSNQDGRGEPAPEDDRILRLVFADGGAGRS, from the coding sequence GTGAACGCTCGCCCCCCGTACCGCCGCCGTCTGTCGCGCCGCGCGACCACCGTGACCGCCGCCGCCAGCCTGACCGCCGTGCTGCTCGCCGGCGGCTGCACGTTCGGCGATCCGGAGCCGGACCAGGCCGGAGCGCCCCCCACCTTCCCGGCCCCCACCGCGACACCGACCGGCGGCGGCATCGACCAGCAGATCGCGGTCACCGTCCTGGCCAGCGGCCTGCAGGTGCCCTGGGGGGTGGCCTTCCTGCCCGACGGCGGCGCGCTGGTCACCGAGCGGGACAGCGCCAAAATCCTGCAGGTCGGGCCGGGCTCCGACACCGACGGACTGGCCGTCGAAGAGGTCCAGACCATCGACGAGGTCGACGGCGGCGGCGAGGGCGGGCTGCTCGGCATCGCTGTCTCCCCCGAGTACGCCACCGACCAGACGATCTTCATCTACTACTCGACCGCGCAGGACAACCGCGTCGCCCGGCTGACCCTGGGCGGCGAGCCGGAGCCGATCGTCACCGGCATCCCGCTGTCCGGCATCCACAACGGCGGCCGGCTAGCGTTCGGACCCGACGGATTCCTCTACGCCACCACCGGCGACGCCTCCGACACCGGACTCTCCCAGGACCAGGAAAGCCTCGGCGGCAAGATCCTGCGGATGACCCCGGACGGCGAGCCGGCACCCGGAAACCCGTTTCCTGAGTCACTGGTCTGGTCGCTCGGCCACCGCAACGTGCAGGGCATCGCCTGGGACGCCGAGGACCGGCTCTACGCCACCGAGTTCGGCCAGAGCACCTGGGACGAGATCAACGTGATCGAGCCGGGCAGCAACTACGGCTGGCCCCAGGTCGAGGGTCAGGGCGACGACGATCGCTTCGTCGACCCCCTCGTCGTCTGGCCGACCGACGAGTCATCCTGCTCGGGCGCGGCCGTGGTCGACCGGATCCTCGCCGCCGCCTGCCTGCGCGGCGAACGCCTCTGGCTGGTCGAGCTGACCGAGGCCGGCACCGTCTTCGGTCAGCCCCGCGCGCTGCTCACCGAGGAGTACGGTCGGCTGCGGACCGTCGTCGCGGCACCGGACGGATCGGTCTGGGTGACCACATCGAACCAGGACGGCCGGGGCGAACCGGCGCCGGAGGATGACCGCATCCTGCGACTGGTCTTCGCCGACGGCGGGGCCGGTCGCAGTTGA
- the glyA gene encoding serine hydroxymethyltransferase, which translates to MHVPQIPQLTAADPQLAELIEGEARRQHDKLRMIASENYVSTAVLEASGTVLTNKYSEGYPGRRYYEGQQFVDPIETLAIERAKSVFGVAHANVQPYSGSPANLAVYLAFLSPGDTVMGMALPMGGHLTHGWSVSATGKWFNPVRYGVSRETGLIDLDEVRDLARRERPKVIFCGGTAVPRTIDFPAFAEIAREVGAILVADIAHIAGLVAGGAHPSPVGYADVITTTTHKTLRGPRGAMIMTTEQYAAPIDKAVFPGLQGGPHNHTTAGIAVALREASTDNFRRYAHQVVANARALAAALVERGFDLASGGTDNHLILADLTAKGVAGKPAAQALDRAGIELNYNTVPYDPRKPFDPSGIRLGTAALTTRGLTEEQMPQVAGWMDDAVTASIKDDDAALDRIAGEVADLLAGYPMPGYATA; encoded by the coding sequence GTGCACGTACCGCAGATCCCCCAACTCACCGCCGCCGACCCGCAGCTCGCCGAGCTCATCGAGGGCGAGGCCCGCCGCCAGCACGACAAGCTGCGGATGATCGCCTCCGAGAACTACGTCTCCACCGCCGTGCTGGAAGCCAGCGGCACGGTGCTGACCAACAAGTACTCCGAGGGCTACCCGGGCCGGCGCTACTACGAAGGCCAGCAGTTCGTCGACCCGATCGAGACCCTCGCGATCGAGCGCGCCAAGTCGGTCTTCGGGGTGGCACACGCCAACGTGCAGCCGTACTCCGGCTCCCCGGCCAACCTCGCCGTCTACCTCGCCTTCCTCTCCCCCGGCGACACGGTGATGGGGATGGCGCTGCCGATGGGCGGGCACCTCACCCACGGCTGGTCGGTCTCGGCCACCGGCAAGTGGTTCAACCCGGTCCGCTACGGCGTTTCCCGGGAGACCGGCCTGATCGACCTCGACGAGGTACGTGACCTGGCCCGCCGGGAACGGCCCAAGGTGATCTTCTGTGGCGGCACGGCGGTGCCGCGTACCATCGATTTTCCCGCCTTCGCCGAGATCGCTCGGGAGGTCGGCGCGATCCTGGTGGCCGACATCGCGCACATCGCCGGCCTCGTCGCCGGTGGCGCCCACCCGTCACCGGTCGGGTACGCCGACGTGATCACCACGACCACGCACAAGACGCTGCGCGGTCCGCGCGGCGCGATGATCATGACGACCGAGCAGTACGCCGCCCCGATCGACAAGGCCGTCTTCCCCGGCCTGCAGGGCGGACCGCACAACCACACCACCGCCGGCATCGCGGTGGCGTTGCGCGAGGCGTCGACCGACAACTTCCGCCGGTACGCCCACCAGGTGGTCGCCAACGCCAGGGCGCTCGCCGCCGCGCTGGTCGAGCGGGGCTTCGACCTGGCCTCCGGTGGCACCGACAACCACCTGATCCTGGCCGACCTGACCGCCAAGGGGGTCGCCGGCAAGCCCGCCGCGCAGGCGCTGGACCGGGCCGGGATCGAGCTGAACTACAACACCGTCCCCTACGACCCCCGCAAGCCGTTCGACCCGTCCGGGATCCGGCTGGGCACCGCCGCGCTGACCACCCGAGGGCTGACCGAGGAGCAGATGCCGCAGGTGGCCGGCTGGATGGACGACGCGGTGACCGCCTCGATCAAGGACGACGACGCCGCTCTCGACCGGATCGCCGGTGAGGTGGCCGACCTGCTCGCCGGCTACCCGATGCCCGGCTACGCCACCGCCTGA
- a CDS encoding GNAT family N-acetyltransferase has translation MAGSRIRAMAADDAAEVLGIYQAGLDTGLASFETTAPAWAAFDAGRLPQHRWVATDDDGAVLGWAAVSPVSARPVYAGVVEHSVYVSPAARGRRVGTRLLDALISSTEAAGIWTVQAGIFPENSASLALHARAGFRTVGTRQRIGRRDGRWRDVVLLERRSPVVD, from the coding sequence GTGGCCGGCAGCCGGATTCGGGCGATGGCCGCTGATGATGCCGCCGAGGTGCTCGGCATCTACCAGGCGGGGCTGGATACCGGACTGGCCAGCTTCGAGACGACCGCGCCGGCCTGGGCCGCGTTCGACGCCGGTCGGCTACCGCAGCACCGCTGGGTGGCGACCGACGACGACGGCGCGGTGCTCGGCTGGGCCGCGGTCAGCCCGGTCTCCGCCCGTCCGGTGTACGCCGGGGTCGTCGAGCACTCGGTCTACGTCTCGCCGGCCGCACGTGGCCGTCGGGTGGGTACCCGGCTGCTCGACGCGTTGATCTCGTCCACCGAGGCGGCCGGGATCTGGACCGTGCAGGCCGGGATCTTCCCGGAGAACTCCGCCAGCCTCGCGTTGCACGCCCGCGCCGGGTTCCGCACCGTGGGCACCCGTCAGCGGATCGGCCGCCGCGACGGCCGGTGGCGTGACGTGGTGCTGCTGGAGCGGCGCAGCCCGGTGGTGGACTGA
- a CDS encoding 2-hydroxyacid dehydrogenase: MKVWIPHEQGRELLGVLPDEVTVEVAGDARQLPSDPGGVRFWVPPFLSRPGTTELVGKMPDLDVVQLLSAGADTWVGRLPEQVTLCDARGVHDSSTAEWIATAILTHVRDFAGFIRAQDRREWSYERFAPTDELAGKRILIVGAGSIGAALRARLTPFEVEFTLVARTARPADGVHAVGELPDLLPWADIVVLIVPLTPQTRGMVDAATLAAMRDGALLVNAARGPVVDTDALVAELANGRICAVLDVTDPEPLPADHPLWRLPNVVISPHIAGSVRGLRARAYRLAGRQIGRFVRGEPLDNVVTDGY, encoded by the coding sequence GTGAAGGTCTGGATTCCGCACGAGCAAGGTCGGGAACTGCTCGGCGTACTGCCCGACGAGGTGACGGTCGAGGTCGCGGGCGACGCCAGGCAACTGCCGTCGGACCCGGGCGGCGTCCGCTTCTGGGTGCCCCCGTTCCTGTCCCGTCCCGGGACGACGGAACTTGTCGGCAAGATGCCGGACCTCGACGTGGTGCAGCTGCTCAGCGCCGGTGCCGACACCTGGGTCGGGCGGCTGCCCGAGCAGGTCACCCTCTGTGACGCGCGTGGCGTACACGACTCGTCGACCGCGGAGTGGATCGCGACCGCGATCCTGACCCACGTACGGGACTTCGCCGGGTTCATCCGGGCGCAGGACCGGCGGGAATGGTCCTACGAGCGGTTCGCCCCGACCGACGAGCTGGCCGGCAAGCGGATCCTCATCGTCGGCGCCGGCTCGATCGGCGCGGCGCTGCGCGCCCGGCTGACCCCCTTCGAGGTGGAGTTCACCCTGGTCGCCCGGACCGCCCGCCCGGCGGACGGCGTACACGCGGTCGGGGAGCTGCCCGACCTGCTGCCATGGGCCGACATCGTGGTGCTGATCGTGCCGCTCACCCCGCAGACCCGGGGCATGGTCGACGCGGCGACGCTGGCCGCGATGCGCGACGGGGCACTACTGGTCAACGCCGCCCGTGGCCCGGTGGTCGACACCGACGCGTTGGTCGCCGAGCTCGCCAACGGCCGGATCTGCGCCGTGCTGGACGTGACCGACCCCGAGCCGCTACCGGCCGATCATCCACTCTGGCGGTTGCCGAACGTGGTGATCAGCCCGCACATCGCCGGATCGGTACGCGGCCTGCGCGCCCGCGCCTACCGTCTCGCCGGGCGGCAGATCGGCCGATTCGTCCGGGGTGAACCACTCGACAACGTGGTGACCGACGGCTACTGA
- a CDS encoding putative bifunctional diguanylate cyclase/phosphodiesterase, giving the protein MPVLVLLCAVLLTGGAVGLLAPPIAVLGAVLLGVGGPAWRLIRIALAVHARTGDVQDCRGGGLLALTTVAGAGMFCAATFTPSAVRLELALAGLIGTLLGQLVAILLHPGAADTWVLRLRRLVDGLSLGISLTFAAWLLLPAGDLPSAVLVAGLGVIGTGSVIVVTVLSVRGQRTPMLFCGGGSIVVAAGLAGWLTCFAYATPSWTWCLAAAPVIGGAMMMAVGARRARRTGPLPATPLRGRLSAYPLLTVPAVLATAAAGYHLAVMGSFDRTSILLGLAVIPTLVVREVMAAADVRAYARRLSVQEAHFRSLVSGGNDLTLILDDDLRVRWQSPAAARLFGLADADVLGRPFTDLMHPEDASEVALALTTASAARPTQSWRTPLVTARLRDGHGRWRDTESTIADQRDVPEVGALVVHVRDVGERVHLERRLHKLGFTDQLTGLANRRELMRQLADLGELPGHTGALLIVDLHGLTAVNEQYGRETGDAVLIEAGRRLRDTAEPDDVVARLGGDEFAVITVAGPMLAYGTGARMLSALREPCQLPGVVVHLQASIGMADIDGADGVDAVLRRADLARRRARQLGRNRVEWYDSYLEEQLVRRLDLERELPGAVERGELDVAYQPIVDLTDGQPVGVEALLRWRSPVLGTVLPAEVLAVAGDLSLLVHVGRWSRAAALRQLASWSREGHELWLAVNVSPTELAEPDFAADLVALLEIHGIAPERLIVEVADSLAADEQQGIIVRLAELRACGIQIALDDFGAGQASIGQLRRLPLDIVKIDRSLVTDSTSGTDPVRPMLDVVADLGRRFGLQIIVEGLETTRQVGQAQAAGCRFGQGYALARPAPAERTEAFIADFHAP; this is encoded by the coding sequence TTGCCCGTCCTGGTCCTGCTCTGCGCAGTGCTGCTCACCGGCGGGGCTGTCGGCCTGCTCGCGCCCCCGATCGCCGTACTGGGCGCGGTTCTGCTCGGTGTCGGCGGACCAGCCTGGCGGCTGATCCGGATCGCGCTCGCCGTGCACGCCCGGACCGGTGACGTTCAGGACTGCCGGGGCGGCGGGCTCCTCGCCCTGACGACCGTCGCCGGTGCCGGCATGTTCTGCGCGGCGACCTTCACCCCATCGGCGGTACGCCTGGAGCTGGCGCTGGCCGGGCTGATCGGCACGCTGCTCGGTCAGCTGGTCGCGATCCTGCTGCACCCCGGTGCCGCCGACACCTGGGTGCTGCGACTGCGGCGGCTGGTGGACGGGCTGAGCCTGGGGATCAGTCTGACCTTCGCCGCCTGGCTGCTGCTCCCGGCCGGTGACCTGCCGTCGGCCGTCCTGGTCGCCGGACTCGGGGTGATCGGCACCGGGTCGGTCATCGTCGTCACCGTCTTGAGTGTGCGTGGCCAGCGAACGCCGATGCTGTTCTGCGGTGGCGGATCCATCGTGGTCGCTGCCGGCCTGGCCGGGTGGCTGACCTGCTTCGCGTACGCCACGCCATCGTGGACCTGGTGTCTGGCGGCCGCGCCGGTGATCGGTGGGGCGATGATGATGGCGGTCGGTGCCCGGCGCGCCCGGCGCACCGGTCCGCTGCCGGCCACCCCGTTGCGGGGCCGGCTCTCGGCGTACCCGTTGTTGACGGTGCCGGCGGTGCTGGCGACCGCGGCCGCCGGTTACCACCTGGCGGTGATGGGGTCGTTCGACCGGACGTCGATCCTGCTCGGTCTGGCGGTGATTCCGACGCTGGTGGTCCGGGAGGTGATGGCCGCGGCGGACGTACGCGCGTATGCCCGGCGGCTGTCGGTACAGGAGGCGCATTTCCGTTCGTTGGTCTCCGGCGGCAACGACCTCACCCTGATCCTCGACGACGACCTACGGGTGCGCTGGCAGTCCCCGGCCGCGGCCCGGCTGTTCGGGCTGGCCGACGCCGACGTGCTGGGCCGGCCGTTCACCGACCTGATGCATCCGGAGGACGCCTCCGAGGTGGCGCTGGCGTTGACCACGGCGTCGGCCGCGCGGCCGACGCAGTCCTGGCGTACGCCGCTGGTCACCGCCCGGCTGCGCGACGGTCATGGCCGCTGGCGCGACACCGAGTCGACCATCGCCGACCAGCGGGACGTCCCGGAGGTCGGCGCGCTCGTCGTGCACGTGCGTGACGTCGGCGAGCGGGTGCATCTGGAGCGGCGGTTGCACAAGCTCGGGTTCACCGACCAGCTGACCGGGTTGGCCAACCGTCGGGAGTTGATGCGTCAGCTCGCCGACCTCGGGGAGCTGCCGGGGCACACCGGCGCTCTGTTGATCGTCGATCTGCACGGGCTCACCGCCGTCAACGAGCAGTACGGTCGGGAGACCGGTGACGCGGTGCTGATCGAGGCCGGGCGCCGGCTGCGCGACACGGCGGAGCCGGACGACGTGGTGGCCCGGCTCGGCGGGGACGAGTTCGCGGTGATCACCGTCGCCGGTCCGATGCTCGCGTACGGCACCGGTGCCCGGATGCTGTCGGCGTTGCGTGAGCCGTGCCAGCTGCCCGGCGTGGTGGTCCACCTGCAGGCGAGCATCGGGATGGCCGACATCGACGGTGCCGACGGGGTCGACGCCGTGCTGCGTCGGGCGGATCTGGCCCGTCGGCGGGCCCGGCAGCTCGGCCGCAACCGGGTGGAGTGGTACGACTCCTATCTGGAGGAGCAACTGGTGCGCCGGTTGGATCTGGAGCGGGAACTGCCCGGTGCGGTGGAACGTGGCGAGTTGGACGTCGCCTACCAGCCGATCGTCGACCTGACCGACGGGCAACCGGTGGGCGTCGAGGCGTTGCTGCGTTGGCGCAGCCCGGTGCTGGGCACGGTGCTGCCGGCCGAGGTGCTCGCGGTGGCCGGGGACCTGTCGCTGCTGGTGCACGTCGGCCGGTGGTCGCGGGCGGCGGCCCTGCGGCAGCTGGCGTCCTGGTCGCGTGAGGGTCACGAGCTGTGGTTGGCGGTGAACGTCTCGCCGACGGAGCTGGCCGAGCCGGACTTCGCTGCGGATCTGGTGGCGCTGCTGGAGATCCACGGGATAGCACCGGAGCGGCTGATCGTGGAGGTGGCCGACTCGCTCGCCGCCGACGAGCAGCAGGGGATCATCGTGCGGCTGGCGGAGTTGCGGGCGTGCGGGATTCAGATCGCCCTGGACGACTTCGGCGCCGGGCAGGCCTCGATCGGGCAGCTGCGGCGGCTGCCGTTGGACATCGTCAAGATCGACCGGTCACTGGTGACCGATTCGACCAGCGGGACTGATCCGGTCCGTCCGATGCTGGACGTGGTGGCGGACCTCGGCCGGCGGTTCGGCCTGCAGATCATCGTGGAGGGACTGGAGACGACCCGACAGGTGGGTCAGGCCCAGGCCGCCGGTTGCCGGTTCGGTCAGGGCTATGCCCTGGCCCGCCCGGCACCTGCCGAGCGGACCGAGGCGTTCATCGCCGACTTCCACGCCCCCTGA